A single region of the Candidatus Binatia bacterium genome encodes:
- a CDS encoding ankyrin repeat domain-containing protein: protein MRRVNGRPHIATLFAIAVILSSFVNLWIIYVVTSRPRAIVQEVVHEAVASGEPTTMPRPARSLDDATRRGDVASVKQHMYWCRKDGNCDLQKELKVAVDAGQPTVARVLLAAGANVNAAGAHAETALHSAVIKGGTNLASVLLAAGANVNARDEDGMTPLHAAAAWGHVELARMLLAAGADANALDRNRQTPLHLVASRRVPPLSVYADVAKTLLDAGAKPNIRAADGSTALRVAEQSASSLTLDGNAKASGDANEVVALLREHGGVD, encoded by the coding sequence ATGAGGCGCGTGAATGGACGCCCGCACATCGCGACGCTGTTCGCGATCGCCGTCATCCTCTCGTCGTTCGTCAACCTGTGGATCATCTACGTGGTGACGAGCAGGCCGCGTGCGATCGTGCAGGAAGTCGTGCACGAGGCAGTGGCCAGCGGCGAGCCGACGACGATGCCGCGGCCTGCCCGGTCGCTCGACGATGCGACTCGCAGGGGCGACGTCGCCAGCGTCAAGCAGCACATGTACTGGTGCCGCAAGGACGGCAATTGCGACCTGCAAAAAGAGCTGAAGGTGGCAGTGGACGCCGGCCAGCCGACGGTCGCGAGGGTCCTTCTTGCCGCGGGCGCCAACGTCAACGCCGCCGGCGCCCACGCCGAGACCGCGCTGCATTCGGCAGTGATCAAGGGCGGCACGAACCTGGCCTCGGTGCTGCTCGCCGCAGGTGCCAACGTCAACGCGCGCGACGAGGACGGCATGACGCCGCTTCATGCCGCTGCCGCGTGGGGCCATGTCGAGCTGGCCAGGATGCTGCTTGCGGCCGGAGCCGACGCGAACGCGCTCGACCGCAACCGCCAGACTCCGCTGCATCTCGTGGCCAGCCGGCGGGTACCGCCCCTGTCGGTGTACGCCGACGTCGCCAAGACGCTTCTCGATGCGGGGGCGAAACCGAACATCCGCGCGGCGGATGGCTCGACGGCGCTTCGGGTTGCCGAGCAGTCCGCGTCCAGCCTGACGCTGGACGGCAATGCCAAGGCCTCCGGCGACGCGAACGAGGTCGTCGCGCTCCTGCGCGAGCACGGCGGAGTCGACTGA
- a CDS encoding amidohydrolase family protein translates to MSRRTLIRGGRVLAMTPGSRESALDILIGGDRIEAVGASLVCEDAETIDAAGMIVLPGFVDTHRHVWQTQLRTVAADWSLFDYFTQMRLVYSAFYEPQDVWLGNHVGALEALDAGITTLVDHCHILHTPEHGDAAVQGLVESGIRSVFCYGLFESPSYREDRARAGLRAGWRLEDARRIRRDVLSSDHGRVVMGFAPTEIDAQPYEANVAEIAFARELGARRISCHVAMGAYDSGGRIVERLGKDGLLGEDLLFVHGSALTDDELARMRDSGAAVSATPETEMQMGMGFPVAMRARQAGVRSSLGIDIVSNYSGDMFSQMRLCLQGSRAVENDGYEKCGRAPREIRIKTRDVLDLATRGGAEAAGLSSLAGTLESGKQADVILIRTDAIHMTPAIDAVAAVVLGANAGDVDTVFVAGRCVKRNGRLVGVDWPSLSDRLQESSRRIVEGMRTVPLAPIQDAAARVMPRVGDIPSLLQKL, encoded by the coding sequence GTGAGCCGGCGCACGCTGATCCGCGGTGGCCGGGTGCTGGCGATGACGCCCGGCTCCCGCGAATCGGCGCTGGATATCCTGATCGGCGGCGATCGCATCGAAGCCGTCGGTGCGTCGCTCGTGTGCGAGGACGCCGAGACGATCGACGCCGCCGGCATGATCGTGCTGCCGGGCTTCGTCGACACTCACCGCCACGTCTGGCAGACCCAGCTTCGCACCGTGGCGGCCGACTGGAGCCTGTTCGACTACTTCACGCAGATGCGCCTGGTCTACTCGGCGTTCTACGAGCCGCAGGACGTCTGGCTCGGCAACCACGTCGGGGCGCTCGAAGCGCTGGATGCCGGCATCACGACGCTGGTGGATCACTGCCACATCCTGCACACGCCCGAGCACGGCGACGCGGCGGTGCAGGGCCTTGTGGAATCGGGCATCCGCTCGGTGTTCTGCTACGGCCTGTTTGAAAGCCCTTCGTACCGCGAAGACCGCGCTCGCGCGGGTCTTCGCGCGGGATGGCGACTCGAAGATGCGCGCCGCATCCGCCGCGACGTCCTCTCATCCGACCACGGCCGCGTCGTGATGGGTTTTGCACCGACGGAGATCGACGCCCAGCCCTACGAGGCCAACGTCGCCGAAATCGCCTTCGCACGCGAGCTCGGTGCCCGCCGCATCTCGTGTCACGTCGCGATGGGTGCCTACGACTCGGGCGGGCGCATCGTCGAGCGCCTCGGCAAGGACGGGCTGCTCGGCGAGGACCTGCTGTTCGTGCACGGCTCCGCGCTGACCGACGACGAGCTTGCGCGCATGCGCGACAGCGGCGCGGCGGTTTCGGCCACGCCCGAGACCGAGATGCAGATGGGCATGGGCTTTCCGGTCGCGATGCGTGCGCGCCAGGCCGGCGTGCGCAGCTCGCTCGGCATCGACATCGTGTCGAACTATTCGGGAGACATGTTTTCGCAGATGCGGCTTTGCCTGCAGGGCTCGCGCGCCGTCGAAAACGACGGATACGAAAAGTGCGGCCGCGCCCCGCGCGAAATCCGCATCAAGACACGCGACGTGCTCGACCTGGCGACGCGCGGCGGAGCCGAAGCTGCCGGGCTCTCGTCGCTCGCGGGAACGCTGGAGTCCGGCAAGCAGGCCGACGTGATCCTGATCCGCACCGACGCGATCCACATGACGCCGGCGATCGATGCAGTCGCCGCAGTGGTGCTCGGCGCGAACGCGGGCGACGTCGACACCGTTTTCGTCGCGGGCCGCTGCGTCAAGCGAAACGGACGCCTGGTCGGCGTCGACTGGCCGTCGTTGTCGGACCGGCTTCAGGAATCGAGCCGCCGCATCGTCGAGGGAATGCGCACGGTGCCGCTGGCGCCGATCCAGGATGCAGCGGCACGGGTGATGCCGAGAGTCGGGGACATTCCCAGCCTGCTACAAAAATTGTAG
- a CDS encoding DUF4079 family protein yields MIPYLHPILAGFVLVLLAYVASLGVLARNDRRHRAQHLREHSLLAPWMYAAVVVLWCAGLGVNWAIARPGEAATSTHFKIGTGLVATLSAAALASRWMHIRSVRAIHPWIGALALLLAAAQVVYGLQLLP; encoded by the coding sequence ATGATCCCGTACCTCCACCCGATTCTTGCGGGCTTCGTCCTGGTGCTGCTCGCCTACGTCGCATCGCTCGGCGTGCTCGCGCGCAACGATCGTCGCCACCGCGCCCAGCACCTGCGCGAGCATTCGCTGCTCGCTCCGTGGATGTACGCGGCAGTCGTCGTCCTCTGGTGCGCGGGACTCGGCGTGAACTGGGCAATCGCGCGGCCCGGAGAGGCTGCGACGAGCACGCATTTCAAGATCGGAACGGGGCTGGTGGCCACGCTCTCGGCCGCGGCGCTGGCGTCGCGCTGGATGCACATACGCTCGGTGCGCGCGATCCATCCGTGGATCGGGGCGCTCGCGCTGCTGCTCGCGGCCGCGCAGGTGGTGTACGGGCTCCAGCTTCTTCCGTAG